ACTGGACGCTACCTCAGCAGTGGGCTTTTGCCAAAGGATTTAGTGTTTCAAAAGGTGAATCTGCACTGCAATGGGCAACCAACACACCTGAAAGCGAATTAACTATTCTACAAGCGCGCTCGGCTTCTCGCGACTGGGCAGTAGCCGCCATCAATGGCGCGCCGGAAGATATTTACCCAGAGTCATTAATTGATAGCGCCATCGCTGAAATCAAACGTGTTGGCGGTGATAAAGTCACAGCACAAGTTATCAAAGGCGATGAACTATTAGAACAAGGCTGGATTGGCGTTCACACCGTTGGTCGTGCCAGCAAACGTGTTCCAGCAATGCTGATACTCGATTACAACCCAACCAATGATGTCAATGCGCCAGTTGCCGCAGCGCTAGTGGGTAAAGGCATTACCTTTGACAGCGGTGGTTACACCATCAAAAGTGGCCCAGGCATGATGACCATGAAGTGTGATATGGGCGGTGCGGCAACAGTGACAGGCGCTCTATCATTGGCCATTAGCCAAGGCTTGAACAAGCGCGTGCAACTAATCCTGTGTTGTGCAGAAAACCTTATCAACGGTGAAGCCTACAAACTTGGCGACATTCTTACCTACAAAAACGGCACTACCGTTGAAATTTTAAATACCGACGCCGAAGGCCGTCTAGTACTAGCC
This DNA window, taken from Psychrobium sp. MM17-31, encodes the following:
- the pepB gene encoding aminopeptidase PepB, with translation MSATLSILLSNTAANAKWGANALLTSDGDAMTIHAIGDDANQLELIQRAARRLQTQGINDVALTGDNWTLPQQWAFAKGFSVSKGESALQWATNTPESELTILQARSASRDWAVAAINGAPEDIYPESLIDSAIAEIKRVGGDKVTAQVIKGDELLEQGWIGVHTVGRASKRVPAMLILDYNPTNDVNAPVAAALVGKGITFDSGGYTIKSGPGMMTMKCDMGGAATVTGALSLAISQGLNKRVQLILCCAENLINGEAYKLGDILTYKNGTTVEILNTDAEGRLVLADGLMVAGESGAPLIIDAATLTGAALTAVGTQYNAVFSMDDALANRALAHGDSVGEMNWRLPLAPFHMHECPSHYADTANTGASKMGVPGASNAAGFLARFVPNNGRGWLHFDLAACFQDNGNAKWSPGATGLGIETIAKVLLEEA